A section of the Dermacoccus nishinomiyaensis genome encodes:
- a CDS encoding YdhK family protein, which produces MDISNSKLPRRLLLTLAATGAAAALAACSGGSGDQAGTGSSTPISHMSMSSSTMPMHHGDGGPVPVGMKPAAHPTYPVGSTVILTANHMAGMNGARATVVGAYSTFTYAVNYTPTTGGPAVKDHKWVVQQEIKNAGTGRLADGTKVVLTADHMPGMKGATATIASSTDQTVYVVDYTAGGMTMKNHKWVVQDEMKPAK; this is translated from the coding sequence ATGGACATCTCGAACTCGAAACTGCCCCGACGACTCTTGCTGACACTGGCGGCTACCGGAGCTGCCGCTGCGCTGGCCGCGTGCTCGGGCGGTTCCGGTGATCAGGCCGGCACCGGTTCCAGCACCCCCATAAGCCACATGTCGATGAGCTCGTCCACCATGCCGATGCACCACGGCGACGGTGGTCCCGTCCCGGTCGGGATGAAGCCGGCTGCGCATCCCACGTACCCGGTCGGTAGCACGGTGATTCTGACCGCGAATCACATGGCGGGCATGAACGGTGCCCGGGCCACCGTCGTGGGGGCGTACTCCACCTTTACGTACGCGGTGAACTACACCCCCACTACCGGCGGGCCGGCGGTCAAGGACCACAAGTGGGTGGTGCAGCAAGAAATCAAGAACGCCGGCACTGGCCGGCTCGCCGACGGAACGAAGGTGGTCTTGACCGCCGACCACATGCCCGGCATGAAGGGCGCGACCGCCACGATCGCCAGTTCGACCGACCAGACCGTCTACGTCGTCGACTACACCGCCGGTGGTATGACAATGAAGAACCACAAATGGGTCGTCCAGGACGAGATGAAACCCGCAAAATGA